AACTGATTCAATTCCATTTCTCACAGCAGATACAATTGCTCTACCTACTTCGTTATAAGCAATAATTTTTTTCATATTAGGAGAAGTTATTAACGAGCTTCTCAGGCCAATGGTAATCTTATCAAGAGCATTTTCTATATGAAGATCACTAATTAATTTAGATTCGTCTCTTGCACAGTGAATAGCACTTTCGTTCATCAAGTTTGCAAGATCTGCTCCCGAAAATCCAACTGTTCTAGAAGCCCAATATCCTAAGTCAACTTCGCTTGAAAGTGGTTTGGAAAGTGAGTGAACTGAAAGAATTTTTTTTCTTCCATCTAAATCTGGAAGCATTACTTCAATTTTCCTATCAAATCTACCTGGTCTTAATAATGCTGCATCCAAAATATCTGGTCTATTTGTTGCTGCTAAAACAATAATCCCAGAATTATCAGCAAAACCATCTAATTCAGTTAGAAGTTGATTAAGGGTTTGTTCTCTTTCATCATTTCCACCTCCGATTCCAGACCCTCTTTGTCTACCAATGGAATCAATTTCATCAATGAAAATTATACAAGGAGATTTTTCCTTAGCCTTAGAGAACAGATCACGAACTCGGCTTGCTCCAACACCAACAAAAAGTTCTACAAACTCTGATGCCGATATTGAAAGAAAAGGCACTCCTGATTCACCAGCAATTGCTTTAGCTAATAATGTTTTACCTGTTCCTGGTGGGCCTATTAGAAGAACTCCCTTAGGAACTTTTGCTCCAAGATTTTCAAATTTCTTTGGTTCTTTCAAAAATGTAATTACCTCTTTTAATTCCTCAGCAGCTTCAGGGACGCCAGCAACATCATCAAATCTCGTTTCTACATCATCAATAGTTACAAATTTAGCTTGTTTTTTGGTAAAACCAAAAGCTCTGGAAGCCAATTTTGATGTACTCCTCAAGATTAAGACTATAGCAAATATGAAAATCAGGAAAAGACTTATTGAAGCAAATGAATTAGCAGCTGAGGCTTCTTTTCTACTATTGTTAATAGTTAGATCTACCTTATTTTCAGTAGCCTTTTCAAGGATTAATTGATCGTTGTAAAGGATAGGTATTTTAAATTTATCGCCATTTTTATACAGAACATCAATTTCTCTCTGCCTTGGATAGAAAAATATTGATTCTATTTTCCCCGTCTCTATATCTTCTAGAAGATCCGAATAACTTGATTTAGAATCTGAATATGAGAATTTTGATCTAAACACTAATCTTTATAAGTGATTAATAAAGCATATATGCTTATTTAAAAAATTGACGTATATAAACAAAATATACTCAAAAGTTTTGGAGATAACCAGTTAAAGGTTATATTATTATATGGAAATAAAGAAACAGAATGGCTGTACCAAAAAAGAAAAAATCAAAGAGCAAAAGGAACCAAAGGCACGCTGTTTGGAAAGGAAAAGCAGCAATAGCAGCTCAAAAAGCTATATCTTTAGGTAAATCAGTTTTAACTGGGAAAGCTCAAGGATTTGTTTATCCTATTGAAGAAGAAGAAGAAGAGTAGCTTTCAAGATCCTAATTTAAATGCTTCAAGTATAACAGCATAAATTGCACCAATTCTTAATTTATCAACTACGGTCCATAGATAATAAAATTTTGAACTTTCGGGAGGTTTAATTCTTATAATGATTTCAATAAAAATAATAATTATTGGGACCATTATCAACTCATTTTTACCTTCAGATATAAATTTTGTAATAAAATTTGCAAACAAAAAATAACCTGTCAAAACAGAAATTAGACCAATAGATTTTGTTCTCCAAGTATCACTTATAAAACCAAAAAATAAATTATTTAACTGAGAGGTAATTCTTGAAAAATTAGTTTTTTGCATTACTAAAAGATACTAAATAATCACTTAGAAAGTTATAGTCAACATATGATTTTTTTAGTTTAGGGCCTTTAATTACATTTGCCACATTATTCTGATCACCAAGACTGTCTAAAATACAATCTAATTTAATATTTTCCTCAAGAACAATTGGGATATTTGAAGGAACAAAAATTGTTGGCAAGTTAGCTGCCAAGGAAGATTTCAATCCTGGATTGGAGTCTTCAAAAACAATTGAGTTGTTTTTGTTTATACCACTTAATTGGATTGCCTTTAAATATGGTAATGGATTTGGTTTCTTTAATTCAACGTCTTCGCTTGAAATAATAAACTCAAAAGGGTTGAAGCCATTAAAAAGACAATCAACAAGTAGATTGACTTGAATTCTTGAACTTGAAGTGACAATAAATTGTCTTACTTTTTTTCTATGTAATTCATTTATTAATCTAAAAACACCAGTTTTTAAACTAACGCAATTTTTTTTTATAATTTCTAAATAATGAAACTGCTTTGTTTCATGAATTTTGAGAATTAAATCTTCTGAGAAATTATCATTATTAGATTTAGCGTAATAAGCAATCCTATTTTTGCCGCCATTTATATTCAGAAGTTTTATATATGTATTAGTATCCCAATTCCAATCAATCCCAAGGTCATTAAAAGCATTATTAAAAGCAGGTAAATGGGCCTCTAATTCAGTATTTGCGATGGTACCATCTAAATCCCAATAAACACCCTTCAGGTAAGTCACCAAAAAGAATTTCTTTTATTTACGATAAAATACAAGAGCAATAATTGCTGGTCCTGCTAACGCAACTACAGCCAAAGGAATAAGTGTTGCCATGATTAATGAATATGTTTTGTGATACTATTTTTACAAATAAAAGACGAAACTGTACTGATACGTTACAAGATTGAATTAAATTATGAAATCATGGACATGTATAGAAAATTGTGGAGCTTGTTGTAAATTCGACTTGAACGAAAGAAGCGATTTGGCTAACAAACTTAACAAAGAAGATATAGCTTTGATAAATTCGATGACGGCTAAAGACGGTTGGTGTAAAAACCTGGACAGAGAAAATAAAAAATGCTTAATTTATGAAACCAGACCACATTTTTGTCGGGTAAGTGAATTTTCAACTTCATTTAAAGGATATTTAAAATCTGGTGATAAATTTTTAATAGATTGCTGCAAACAACATATTTCATCAAATTATGGATACCAAAGCAAAGAGATGAAAACTTTTAGAATTGCTGTTTCAGGAAAATGAATAGTAAATTAGAAAAAAAAGAAAACAATCTAGAAAAAAGTTTTTTTTCAATATTTATAACGACTTTTACAACAATTTTTATTGCTGAACTTGGCGATAAAACTCAGATAGCCACATTAATGCTTTCTGCTGAATCGGGCAGGCCAATAGTTGTTTTTCTTGGAAGTTCTCTAGCATTAATAACTTCTAGCATAGTAGGAGTTCTTATTGGTAAATGGGTATCAAAAAAAATATCTCCTAGCAAATTTGCTTTATCTACTGGTACTTTAATGATATTGATAAGTATATTTTTAACTTATGAAATATTCAAAAATTATTATTAAATGGTTTTAAGTTTATTACTATCAACATTTCTAACCGTTTTCATAGCTGAATTAGGTGACAAAACTCAACTAGCTACTTTAACTATAAGTGGCACTTCAAATAAACCATTAGCAGTTTTTCTAGGATCTTCTTCAGCACTTGTTTTTGCAAGTTTACTTGGAGCTTTAACAGGTGGTTCTATTTCAAGTTTTTTACCCGAAGTAGTCCTTAAGTCAATAGCGTCCATTACATTTTTCATCATTGGTATAAGGCTTGTTATCAATTCTTTCACCATCGAAAAAGAAGAAAAAGAAGAGAAAGAAAAAAATTAGTTTTAAGCTTGGATAATAAGGTGTAATAATAAAGTGTATACCCCTAAATAAATTTATAATTTCATTTAGATCATGTTCACATCATCTTCAATAATTGATAATCTTAATCAGTCAGAAGGGTTAGAATATAAAAAATTATGCAGATTATTAAAAATAACTAAGAAATCTGATAAGGATAAATTAGATATTGCTTTAACAGCTCTAGAAAAACTTGAAATAATTAATAAAAATGAAAATGATGAATATACCTGCATAAAAGATAGTGATCACCTTGTTGCCAGGATAAGATGTAGTAGCAAAGGCTATTGCTTTGCTGTGAGAGGAAAAGATAAAGAAGATATTTATATTAAAGAAAATCTACTTAATTATGCATGGAATGGAGATAAAGTTTTAGTAAGGATAATAAAAGATGGTTATAGAAGAAGATCACCAGAAGGAATAGTTGATTGTATTCTTGAGAGATCAAATCAAATTCTTCTTTCTAAAGTTGAAATAATAAATAATAATGTATATGCAATCCCAATAGACGATAGGATCCTATCTAAAATTAAACTTCCAAAAGAGAATAAAAAATTTACTTTCAAAGCAGAAAATAAAAATATAGTAAAAGTTGAGATTGATAGGTTTCCAATAGGTCAAGATGAAGGAATAGGCCATGTTATACAAGAACTAAACCTAAATAATAATGAGGAATATGATGCAGATTTTGTTTTATCCAAAAGCAATCTAGTCAAATCATACAATTTAAATCGTATTGAATCTAAAAAATTAGAAAAAAGGGAAAGGATAGACCTAACAGATAAAAACTCTTATCTATTCAAAAGCTGGAATTCTAATAATTCTCCGATGCTTCCAATGATTCAAATAGAGCAGGGGAAAAATAAAAGTACTAAATTATGGATACATACTAATAATCTTGCAGAAAGAGTAGATCTAAATAGTAAAAAATCTCTAGAAATATTATTTAATGGCTTCGAATCATTACCCTTATTAAATGATTGGCAAAACTACCTTAGTGAAGCCATAAGAAATGATTCTGAATTTAAATTTGGTGAAAAGAATGAAGCAATTAGCATCTGTTTGCATTTAAATAGTGATAATAATATAACTGATTGGTCATTTCATCTTACTTTAGTAAAATGCTCTCTTATTGTTGAAAGTGACCATACTGACGCGCTTCTATCTAGAAAAAGTAAAACAAGAATAACCTCTCGGGTATTAAAACCTATAAAGGAATATATCGACGATTTAGATAAAATACTGGAAATTTCTTGTTCATTCAGACAAAAACATCTTTTGAAGGGTAATGTTGAAATTCCTGGCCCACTCAATAATATAGAATTATTAGAAGAATTTTTTATTCACAATCCAGCTGATTATTCAAAAGGATATTTTGCTTCATTAAATAAAGAAGATTGCCAAACTTACATTTCACCAATACTACACGAAGCTAATTTAATATGGTTCAAACATTCAAATAAATATGGCTTAAAAAGCGCTGGATACATCTCAAAAGGAATAGATTACGTTAATGCAAATGAAATCATCAAATATTCAGAATTTATTGATAATGATATAGAGCTTAATGAAGATGGCAATTTGTCATTTAGTAAAGTAATTAAATTATGTGGGGATGATAATAAAAAAAGAATCTTACATAAACTTCTAGTTAATGAATTTAAGGACAATGAAATAAGGTTGATTTCTAAAAATCCGGGTAATGACGAATCAAAACAATTATTTATTTCTCCATGGACAATTCCTGGATTTGACTTCACTAATCTTATTAACCAGTATTGTATTTTTAATATGATAATAAATGGTAAGAAATCAAAGAAAAATAATATTAATGCAATCAATATATCGGAAAGTAATTCATTAGAATTAGTAAATTGGGATATATTTAATTCAACAATTTCAAATAATTTAAATACATTATTTAATAATTTCGTAATAGAAAAACTTAATGAATTCAAGTACAAAGTTAACCAATATAAATCTAATATGATAAATATAAAAAAAGTAAGAAAAGCAGAAAAACTACTAGGTAATATTTATAATGGGTTTATTTTATCAGTGCAATCATATGGTTTCTTTGTTGAGATATCAGAACTAAATGTAGAGGGTTTAGTACACGTAAGCACTCTTAATAATGATTGGTATGAATACAGGTCAAGGCAAAATCTATTGATTGGAAGAAAATCTAAAAAATCATATAAAGTTGGAGATGCAATAGAAGTAAAAATAATAAAAGTCGATATTCTTAAATATCAAATTGATTTAGAATTAACATAAATAAATTTTCATAAAATATATTATGGAAATATTAACCAAAAAAATTTAAGAAAACTTTTTATAATTATGTTTAAGAAAAAATATTTACTTTTAACTCTTTTTTTATTAATAATTTTTCAAATTTTATTATATATAAATAATAATCAGAAGACTTCATTTAGATACTTTAAATGGACCATCCAAGAAGTAAGTATAGGTAAATTAATCAGTATTTCGTTTTTTTCTGGTTTATTAGTAAACACTTTTTTGAATACAACTATTACTAGTACTAGTTTCAGAAAAAAAACTTTCGAAAATGTGGAAGATGATTTTGTATCTAATAATGAGGAAGAAATGGAACCAAACGTTGAGATGCCGCCACAAAGGGATATTAGAGAAGCCCAACCAACAATTTCTGTTAATTACAGAGTAGTCAAAAATATGAATGATAATAATTTAAAAAAAGATCAAAGTTATTCAAATCAAGATATTAAAGATGACTGGGATAATGCTGATAATGATTGGTAGAAAAATAAATTAATTAAAAAATGTTTTTTTAATTTATAATAGAAGAAATAGTTTTTTTTATGGAAGAAAATTTAGACAAAAATAATGAAGTAAATAAAGAAATATCTGACAACACTACTAAATCAAACTCTCATGAAATAAAAGAATCTAAATCAGAAAAAGTTATCAATATGGATATAAATAATGGTGATTCTGCTAATAAACTTGTTACAAAAAATGAAATTAATACTCCCGAAAAACCTATAACAAAACCCAAAAAGGAACTCCCAGTAGAGAAAAAGCCTTTTCAAGAATTTATTAACATACACCTAATTCCTTCACTTACTGAGGAAATTAATCAAAGAGGATTAGAAATTACCAATATTAACCTCACTAACACAAATAGACCTATTGCTGGAGATAAATGTTGGGTAATAAATTGTGAAATTAAAGATACATGTAACTTTTGGTTATCCTTTGAGAAGGATGACATTAGTTCATTAAAAAGTATTTCTTTATCAAAACCTAATCAAAAACCAAGTATTATTGAATCTTTTCTTATTGACGAAAAAAGAATAACCCTAAAATTAATTATTTCAAGAGTACTTCAAAGATTGAACGGGCAAAAATTAATAGGAGTTAATTAGAAAAACAATAACACCAAGTTAACTTTTCCCTCGAAAATACAAATCATAGTAAATAATAGTATTAATAAACCGAATAAAAAATGGCTCAATCAACTGTTGAATCAAAAAATAAAAAAGATATTAATAATGGAAAGATACCAGCAAAAGAAACAATTTTGTCCCCAAGATTCTATACAACAGACTTTGAGGCCATGGAAAATATGGATTTATCAATAAACGAGGAGGAATTGGAAGCTATATGTGAGGAATTTAGGAAAGATTACAATAGACATCATTTTGTACGAAATAGTGAATTTGAAGGGGCTGCAGAAAAATTAGATCCTGAGACAAGAGAGCTTTTTGTTGATTTTCTCGAGGGAAGTTGTACTTCAGAATTTTCAGGTTTTTTACTTTATAAGGAACTTAGTAAGAGAATTAAAGTTAAAAACCCTCTACTTGCTGAATGTTTTGCTCATATGGCCAGAGATGAAGCAAGACATGCAGGTTTTTTAAATAAATCCATGAGTGACTTTGGACTTCAGTTAGATTTAGGTTTTTTAACAGCCAATAAAGATTACACTTATTTCCCTCCAAGAAGTATTTTTTACGCTACTTATTTATCCGAAAAAATAGGTTATTGGAGATACATAGCAATTTATAGGCATCTCGAAAAGAACCCTGATAGCAAAATTTTTCCTCTATTTAATTACTTTGAAAATTGGTGTCAAGATGAAAATAGACATGGAGATTTCTTTGACGCATTAATGAAAGCACAGCCACGTACTGTTAAATCTTTAAGCCAAAAAATTACCATTGGCGGCTCTACTTTTACACACCCATTATTTGACTACTTCCATAGGTTTAGATATTTTTTGAATAATCATCCATTAACATCCAAGTTATGGTCTAGGTTCTTTCTAT
The Prochlorococcus marinus XMU1411 genome window above contains:
- the ftsH gene encoding ATP-dependent zinc metalloprotease FtsH, with translation MFRSKFSYSDSKSSYSDLLEDIETGKIESIFFYPRQREIDVLYKNGDKFKIPILYNDQLILEKATENKVDLTINNSRKEASAANSFASISLFLIFIFAIVLILRSTSKLASRAFGFTKKQAKFVTIDDVETRFDDVAGVPEAAEELKEVITFLKEPKKFENLGAKVPKGVLLIGPPGTGKTLLAKAIAGESGVPFLSISASEFVELFVGVGASRVRDLFSKAKEKSPCIIFIDEIDSIGRQRGSGIGGGNDEREQTLNQLLTELDGFADNSGIIVLAATNRPDILDAALLRPGRFDRKIEVMLPDLDGRKKILSVHSLSKPLSSEVDLGYWASRTVGFSGADLANLMNESAIHCARDESKLISDLHIENALDKITIGLRSSLITSPNMKKIIAYNEVGRAIVSAVRNGIESVDKITILPRSGSIGGYTKICPDEDVISSGLISKKLLFSKIEIALAGRAAETIVFGEGEITQCSINDISYATNIVREMVTKYGFSIIGPISMDSDNNEMYLGDGLFRRKPLIAENTSSRIDNEIINISKISLNNSIKILKKNRVLLDKLVDILLNQETIDKKVFKLTTSKLLKV
- the rpmF gene encoding 50S ribosomal protein L32, coding for MAVPKKKKSKSKRNQRHAVWKGKAAIAAQKAISLGKSVLTGKAQGFVYPIEEEEEE
- a CDS encoding DUF565 domain-containing protein; translation: MQKTNFSRITSQLNNLFFGFISDTWRTKSIGLISVLTGYFLFANFITKFISEGKNELIMVPIIIIFIEIIIRIKPPESSKFYYLWTVVDKLRIGAIYAVILEAFKLGS
- a CDS encoding HAD-IA family hydrolase, which encodes MTYLKGVYWDLDGTIANTELEAHLPAFNNAFNDLGIDWNWDTNTYIKLLNINGGKNRIAYYAKSNNDNFSEDLILKIHETKQFHYLEIIKKNCVSLKTGVFRLINELHRKKVRQFIVTSSSRIQVNLLVDCLFNGFNPFEFIISSEDVELKKPNPLPYLKAIQLSGINKNNSIVFEDSNPGLKSSLAANLPTIFVPSNIPIVLEENIKLDCILDSLGDQNNVANVIKGPKLKKSYVDYNFLSDYLVSFSNAKN
- the psb30 gene encoding photosystem II reaction center protein Ycf12/Psb30, producing the protein MATLIPLAVVALAGPAIIALVFYRK
- a CDS encoding YkgJ family cysteine cluster protein produces the protein MKSWTCIENCGACCKFDLNERSDLANKLNKEDIALINSMTAKDGWCKNLDRENKKCLIYETRPHFCRVSEFSTSFKGYLKSGDKFLIDCCKQHISSNYGYQSKEMKTFRIAVSGK
- a CDS encoding TMEM165/GDT1 family protein — encoded protein: MNSKLEKKENNLEKSFFSIFITTFTTIFIAELGDKTQIATLMLSAESGRPIVVFLGSSLALITSSIVGVLIGKWVSKKISPSKFALSTGTLMILISIFLTYEIFKNYY
- a CDS encoding TMEM165/GDT1 family protein; this encodes MVLSLLLSTFLTVFIAELGDKTQLATLTISGTSNKPLAVFLGSSSALVFASLLGALTGGSISSFLPEVVLKSIASITFFIIGIRLVINSFTIEKEEKEEKEKN
- a CDS encoding RNB domain-containing ribonuclease; the encoded protein is MFTSSSIIDNLNQSEGLEYKKLCRLLKITKKSDKDKLDIALTALEKLEIINKNENDEYTCIKDSDHLVARIRCSSKGYCFAVRGKDKEDIYIKENLLNYAWNGDKVLVRIIKDGYRRRSPEGIVDCILERSNQILLSKVEIINNNVYAIPIDDRILSKIKLPKENKKFTFKAENKNIVKVEIDRFPIGQDEGIGHVIQELNLNNNEEYDADFVLSKSNLVKSYNLNRIESKKLEKRERIDLTDKNSYLFKSWNSNNSPMLPMIQIEQGKNKSTKLWIHTNNLAERVDLNSKKSLEILFNGFESLPLLNDWQNYLSEAIRNDSEFKFGEKNEAISICLHLNSDNNITDWSFHLTLVKCSLIVESDHTDALLSRKSKTRITSRVLKPIKEYIDDLDKILEISCSFRQKHLLKGNVEIPGPLNNIELLEEFFIHNPADYSKGYFASLNKEDCQTYISPILHEANLIWFKHSNKYGLKSAGYISKGIDYVNANEIIKYSEFIDNDIELNEDGNLSFSKVIKLCGDDNKKRILHKLLVNEFKDNEIRLISKNPGNDESKQLFISPWTIPGFDFTNLINQYCIFNMIINGKKSKKNNINAINISESNSLELVNWDIFNSTISNNLNTLFNNFVIEKLNEFKYKVNQYKSNMINIKKVRKAEKLLGNIYNGFILSVQSYGFFVEISELNVEGLVHVSTLNNDWYEYRSRQNLLIGRKSKKSYKVGDAIEVKIIKVDILKYQIDLELT
- a CDS encoding DUF2996 domain-containing protein — encoded protein: MEENLDKNNEVNKEISDNTTKSNSHEIKESKSEKVINMDINNGDSANKLVTKNEINTPEKPITKPKKELPVEKKPFQEFINIHLIPSLTEEINQRGLEITNINLTNTNRPIAGDKCWVINCEIKDTCNFWLSFEKDDISSLKSISLSKPNQKPSIIESFLIDEKRITLKLIISRVLQRLNGQKLIGVN
- the acsF gene encoding magnesium-protoporphyrin IX monomethyl ester (oxidative) cyclase, coding for MAQSTVESKNKKDINNGKIPAKETILSPRFYTTDFEAMENMDLSINEEELEAICEEFRKDYNRHHFVRNSEFEGAAEKLDPETRELFVDFLEGSCTSEFSGFLLYKELSKRIKVKNPLLAECFAHMARDEARHAGFLNKSMSDFGLQLDLGFLTANKDYTYFPPRSIFYATYLSEKIGYWRYIAIYRHLEKNPDSKIFPLFNYFENWCQDENRHGDFFDALMKAQPRTVKSLSQKITIGGSTFTHPLFDYFHRFRYFLNNHPLTSKLWSRFFLLAVFATMYARDLGIKKDFYSSLGLDARDYDQFVINKTNETAARVFPVVMNVYDKSFYGRLDKIVDNNKVLSDIANSDRNKISKTFKKLPKYLSNGYQLLRLYLLKPLDSKDFQPSIR